The following coding sequences lie in one Zingiber officinale cultivar Zhangliang chromosome 2B, Zo_v1.1, whole genome shotgun sequence genomic window:
- the LOC122048102 gene encoding aspartic proteinase CDR1-like translates to MTIVILLALSMAAALITTTAAAAAMTTTAAAAASFSIELIHRDSPKSPFYNQSATLLDRSRAAIYRSAHEARRIAARVQRKSGIESFDAVSRMVPDSFEYLMELRVGTPPFSILAIADTGSDLIWANCVPCTKCYKQTAPYFDPRKSSSYRTLPCNSNLCKALPHRPCADVSSCEYHYGYQDGSKIDGVLATEDLTFYSSAGSPLVFSNIAFGCNYQSSGSFSSRTAGLAGLGVGTVSLVSQIVPSLDKSYFSYCLVPKSDTQSSSKVIFGSAGVVAGSKVTTPMTVEHTHFVLRLEEIIVDGAGSVPVPPSAAGLTTGNIIIDSGTTINYLPARVLSSLVQEVSRVVSLPKAADWRGIMPLCFKVTGEPDWQKLPFITFKFAGEASVRLSPTSMFMEEAYQVVCLAVADSGSGPPIFGNVAQQNLHVGYDLDIPAVSFASVDCTKF, encoded by the exons ATGACGATCGTGATTTTACTTGCGCTCTCTATGGCGGCGGCCCTAATAACAacgacggcggcggcggccgcAATGACAACGACGGCGGCGGCTGCCGCAAGTTTTAGCATCGAGCTTATCCATCGCGACTCCCCCAAATCTCCGTTCTACAATCAGTCTGCCACATTACTAGATCGCTCACGTGCCGCAATCTATCGCTCCGCCCACGAAGCCCGGCGGATTGCTGCACGTGTGCAAAGAAAAAg TGGCATCGAGTCGTTCGACGCTGTCTCAAGGATGGTCCCCGACTCGTTTGAGTATCTGATGGAGCTTCGTGTCGGTACGCCGCCGTTCTCCATCCTGGCCATCGCCGACACCGGCAGCGACCTCATCTGGGCCAACTGCGTCCCCTGCACCAAGTGCTACAAGCAGACGGCGCCGTACTTCGATCCGCGCAAATCCTCCTCCTACCGGACGCTACCCTGCAACTCCAACCTTTGCAAGGCCCTACCCCACAGACCTTGCGCTGACGTCAGCTCCTGCGAATACCATTATGGCTACCAAGACGGGTCGAAGATCGACGGCGTCCTCGCCACCGAGGACCTCACTTTCTACTCCTCTGCCGGGTCTCCGCTCGTCTTCTCCAATATCGCCTTCGGCTGCAACTACCAGAGCAGCGGCTCCTTCAGCAGCCGCACCGCCGGTTTGGCAGGGCTCGGCGTCGGTACCGTCTCTCTCGTCTCACAGATCGTTCCCTCTCTCGACAAGAGTTACTTCTCTTATTGCCTGGTTCCCAAGTCAGACACGCAGTCCAGCAGCAAAGTCATCTTCGGCTCCGCCGGCGTGGTCGCCGGAAGCAAGGTCACCACCCCGATGACGGTGGAACATACCCACTTCGTCCTCCGGCTAGAAGAGATCATAGTCGACGGTGCCGGCTCGGTCCCAGTCCCACCTTCCGCCGCTGGATTAACGACAGGCAACATCATCATTGACTCCGGCACGACCATAAACTACTTGCCCGCCCGCGTGCTCTCGAGTTTGGTGCAGGAGGTGTCGAGGGTGGTCAGCCTGCCCAAGGCTGCTGATTGGAGAGGCATTATGCCGCTGTGCTTCAAGGTGACCGGCGAGCCCGACTGGCAGAAGTTACCGTTTATCACGTTCAAGTTCGCCGGAGAGGCGTCGGTGAGGCTGAGCCCGACGAGCATGTTCATGGAGGAAGCATATCAGGTGGTTTGCCTCGCAGTGGCGGATTCTGGCTCCGGCCCGCCGATATTTGGAAACGTGGCTCAGCAAAATTTACACGTTGGGTACGATCTCGATATCCCGGCAGTGTCCTTCGCTAGCGTCGATTGCACCAAGTTTTAG